CCTCGTAAATTTCAACCTTTACAGAGAGATCCTTTTGAATACGATTGAGGATATCTAGTCCTCGACGACCTCGATTTCTCTTCAATACGTCAGAAGAATCTGCAATATGTTGAAGCTCTTCTAATACAAATTGTGGGATGACAATCGGACCTTCAAGAAATCCTGTTTGGCAAACATCTGCAATTCTACCGTCAATTATGACACTCGTATCAAGTATTTTCAATATAGCGCTACTTTCTTCAGCAGTCTCAGCTTCTGCTTCTTTCTTCTTATTTGCAAAGCGCGCAGAACTGAATACATTCATGAGCTCTTCACGTTTATTAAATCCAAAACGGAAACCGATATACCCGAGTAAGGCTGTGCCGAAAAAGCCTATTACATTAAATACAACACTCAGTTCCATACTGTTTAAGGCGAACATGGCTAAATACGCGGCAACTAAACCGAATATAAGACCAAAAGAGCCAAATAAAACATCCGCAACAGGGGCTCTGTTCAACGATTCTTCTATCCACTGAATGAACCCGACAATATAATCGGCTAACCAAAATGTACTTACGAAGAATAATAGCGCACCTATTACTGTTCCGATATATGGTGAGGTTATGAATCCAGGTAAATCTCCTAAGTTAATTAATTCATTTAATATAAGAATAAGTTCAGGTACATATAAATAACCTAAAGTTCCACCAACAATTATGAAAAATAACTGAACAATTCGCTTTAACACAATTGTTCACCTCCTTCTCTTCATTATAGACATTTCATCTCATTTGAAACCTATTTATCTGTAATTTTACATAATATAACATGTAAAACACAATTAATAAACAAAGGGTACTCGGACTTCCTAAATATGGCGATCTAGAAAGAGTTGTTCTTGAATTCTTTTCAAACCATCTTTTATTTTACGGGCACGTATTTCTCCAATACCATCAACCTCATCTAACTCTTCTATTGAAGCTTTTAAGGTTTTTTGTAAATGCTTGAAGTGTTCAACTAAATTCTCAATGATCAGTGATGGTAGTCGTGGAATTTTATGCAGAATGCGATATCCTCTTGGTTTTACTGGTTCTTCATAAATATTCGAAGAAGGCATGTAGCCTAATAAACGTACAATTGCATTTTCTTCCAACAATTCTTCGCTTTTGAGCTTATTCAGTTCGTTCAATATATAAAATGGATCAACCGTTGGATCTTTAGAGTAATCTTTAATGATGAGTGCCGCTTCTGATTCTATATTTGAGACGAGCTCTTCCATTTGCATGCTAATTAGTCGTCCCTCAGAGCCTAGTTCATTTACATACTTGATGATTTCGTTTCGAATTCGCAGTACCATTTCTATTCTATGAATAACTTGAGAAACCTCTTGGAATGTAACGAGCTCTTCAAACTCCAAAGCACCTAAGTCAGTCATGCTTTGATCGAGTACAGACTTATATTTCTCAAGCGTTTGCAATGCTTGATTGGCTTTCGTCAAAATAACTCCAATATCTTGCAATGAATAACGAATATGGCCTTGGTATAGTGTAATGACACGTCTTCTTTGCGAAATGGAAATGACAAGGTTTCCCGTTTGTTTAGCTACCCGTTCTGCGGTTCTATGTCTAATCCCTGTTTCCTTAGATGGGATTGAAGTATCCGGAATCAATTGTGTATTCGCATATAATATCTTATGTCCATCGTCATTTAGAATAATTGCGCCGTCCATTTTAGCGAG
This window of the Pseudalkalibacillus berkeleyi genome carries:
- a CDS encoding PIN/TRAM domain-containing protein; translation: MLKRIVQLFFIIVGGTLGYLYVPELILILNELINLGDLPGFITSPYIGTVIGALLFFVSTFWLADYIVGFIQWIEESLNRAPVADVLFGSFGLIFGLVAAYLAMFALNSMELSVVFNVIGFFGTALLGYIGFRFGFNKREELMNVFSSARFANKKKEAEAETAEESSAILKILDTSVIIDGRIADVCQTGFLEGPIVIPQFVLEELQHIADSSDVLKRNRGRRGLDILNRIQKDLSVKVEIYEGDFEDVHEVDSKLVKLGKLVSGIVVTNDYNLNKVCEFQGVPVLNINDLANAVKPVVLPGEELNVQVIKDGKEQNQGVGYLDDGTMIVVEGGRDYIGKTIEVIVTSVLQTSAGRMIFAKPKLLEKAL
- the disA gene encoding DNA integrity scanning diadenylate cyclase DisA, with product MDVAMRELIVSKMLQYVAPGTPLRDGIDNVLRAETGGLIVVGHNEKVQRLVDGGFTINCRFSPAYLYELAKMDGAIILNDDGHKILYANTQLIPDTSIPSKETGIRHRTAERVAKQTGNLVISISQRRRVITLYQGHIRYSLQDIGVILTKANQALQTLEKYKSVLDQSMTDLGALEFEELVTFQEVSQVIHRIEMVLRIRNEIIKYVNELGSEGRLISMQMEELVSNIESEAALIIKDYSKDPTVDPFYILNELNKLKSEELLEENAIVRLLGYMPSSNIYEEPVKPRGYRILHKIPRLPSLIIENLVEHFKHLQKTLKASIEELDEVDGIGEIRARKIKDGLKRIQEQLFLDRHI